The Geobacter sp. AOG2 genome includes a window with the following:
- a CDS encoding cytochrome b/b6 domain-containing protein yields the protein METNGRGMAWGCFLALAVALLAAQPAFGTRENSECLECHGKQAIIKQGGERLYVDPVQFAETTHKVVGCASCHDSVTDKHPYDGTRPSHATCKECHGSVVQEYAQSLHAKNATCADCHNPHQARRPASVSGVAINAVCSRCHVPAATEKSHRQWLPQAGLHLDNLPCITCHTGSKGYYINLYVEKEDQGGFRLATSDELTRLTGENGVPSLIDANGDSRISLKELRRFNKKSRDDGLRLRGMMMPEVVTHSYQILDNRWDCTFCHVSGAHALQTSFVSFPTKSGAYNRMPVEKGAILDVLYGTPDFYMTGATRSVLFSIIGGLIIACGIVIPLGHGFVRFLTRRKREHNHHEPAHEVIVYLQPTPVRIWHWIHALSIVTLCVTGVQIRFPEAVNLFGSYRAAVYLHNAAGIVVGLSMVYWVLYYVVISRTIGRIYFPTGEDVKHGLIRQAVFYAFNYFRGKPNPFHATPENKFNALQKMAYLAIMFVFMPLVIVTGLLLLDIQPLRRVLFVLGGIKLIDGLHFFAACCLCAFVFFHFYLTTLGPTPFSEIRTMWTGWEKEEEPEEKPEPTID from the coding sequence ATGGAAACCAACGGTAGAGGGATGGCATGGGGATGTTTCCTGGCGCTGGCGGTGGCGCTGCTGGCTGCACAACCGGCCTTCGGCACCAGGGAGAACAGCGAGTGCCTTGAATGTCACGGCAAGCAGGCTATCATCAAGCAGGGTGGCGAGCGCCTCTATGTCGATCCGGTGCAATTCGCCGAAACTACCCATAAGGTCGTCGGTTGCGCCTCGTGCCACGACTCGGTGACCGACAAGCACCCCTATGACGGCACCAGGCCCTCTCACGCCACCTGCAAGGAGTGCCACGGTTCGGTTGTACAGGAGTACGCCCAGAGTCTGCACGCCAAAAACGCAACCTGCGCCGACTGCCACAATCCGCACCAGGCCCGCAGGCCGGCCTCGGTATCGGGCGTGGCGATCAACGCGGTCTGCTCTCGCTGCCACGTGCCGGCGGCGACCGAGAAAAGCCACCGCCAATGGCTTCCCCAGGCGGGGCTGCACCTGGATAATCTGCCGTGCATAACCTGCCATACCGGGTCAAAGGGTTATTACATCAACCTGTACGTGGAAAAAGAGGACCAGGGCGGCTTCCGTCTGGCGACCAGCGACGAACTGACGCGGCTGACCGGCGAAAACGGCGTCCCATCCCTGATAGACGCCAACGGCGACAGTCGGATCTCGCTGAAGGAGTTGCGGAGGTTCAACAAAAAATCCCGTGACGACGGGCTCCGCCTGCGGGGCATGATGATGCCGGAGGTGGTGACCCACAGCTACCAGATTCTCGACAACCGCTGGGACTGCACCTTCTGCCACGTCTCCGGGGCACATGCGTTGCAGACCAGCTTTGTTTCCTTTCCCACCAAAAGCGGGGCCTACAACCGGATGCCCGTTGAAAAGGGGGCGATCCTGGACGTCCTCTACGGCACCCCCGATTTTTACATGACCGGCGCGACCCGCAGCGTCCTGTTCAGCATCATCGGCGGCCTCATCATCGCCTGCGGGATCGTCATACCCCTTGGCCACGGGTTCGTGCGCTTCCTGACCCGCAGGAAGAGGGAGCACAACCACCACGAACCAGCCCACGAGGTCATCGTCTACCTGCAACCCACCCCGGTCAGGATCTGGCACTGGATTCACGCCCTCAGCATCGTCACCCTGTGCGTCACCGGGGTTCAGATCCGCTTCCCCGAGGCGGTCAACCTGTTCGGCAGCTACCGGGCGGCCGTGTACCTGCATAACGCGGCGGGAATCGTGGTAGGACTCTCCATGGTGTACTGGGTCCTCTATTATGTCGTCATCTCCCGCACCATCGGCAGGATCTATTTCCCCACCGGCGAGGATGTGAAGCACGGGCTGATACGGCAGGCGGTCTTTTATGCCTTCAACTACTTCCGTGGCAAGCCGAACCCCTTCCACGCCACGCCGGAGAACAAGTTCAATGCGCTCCAGAAGATGGCCTACCTCGCGATCATGTTTGTCTTCATGCCGCTGGTGATCGTCACCGGTCTGCTGTTGCTGGATATCCAGCCGCTGCGCAGGGTACTGTTCGTGCTGGGTGGGATCAAGCTGATCGACGGGCTTCATTTCTTTGCCGCCTGTTGCCTGTGTGCCTTTGTCTTCTTCCATTTCTATCTGACGACCCTCGGTCCCACCCCGTTTTCCGAGATCAGGACCATGTGGACCGGATGGGAGAAGGAGGAGGAACCGGAGGAGAAGCCGGAGCCGACGATCGACTAG
- a CDS encoding DUF2569 domain-containing protein, translating into MFCTRCGTQAISTAKYCAKCGASLNISSSSREPEQPHQTETITKTSPEIIVTKAGPSGIGGWLTLLIVGMMLLRPLMGLGKINADFMTAERQYPNLESLGLWKTFNNATWFTFTIVTAISIYGGFGLAKGRNWKVVKQAKIILWIIGPLASIVLSVIIPKIVLGNTKTFGADSLSDILTSFLAASIWTIYLSKSKRVRNTYSNLKPLETRQSAKTSNSEENKNDTGCGNTEDQPLKEKYCAAIGKNSEYYVDRFIHFKIVKCYFSWNWAAFLFCIPWTVYRRMYKLAAVFIVIFSFWCYQSIKMLEYSKVNQNLEEVWIALLVLAWCAKGTYGIFANALYFYHVDKNKL; encoded by the coding sequence ATGTTTTGTACTCGGTGCGGAACCCAAGCCATTTCAACTGCGAAGTATTGTGCTAAGTGTGGAGCGTCATTGAACATAAGCTCATCGTCAAGAGAACCTGAGCAACCGCATCAAACTGAAACTATCACCAAAACAAGTCCAGAGATTATTGTTACCAAGGCAGGCCCGTCTGGTATTGGAGGCTGGCTCACGCTGCTTATTGTCGGAATGATGCTGTTAAGGCCATTGATGGGGTTAGGCAAAATAAACGCTGATTTTATGACAGCAGAAAGACAATATCCAAATCTTGAGTCTCTTGGACTATGGAAGACTTTCAATAATGCTACTTGGTTTACGTTTACAATAGTTACAGCAATAAGCATTTATGGTGGTTTTGGATTGGCTAAGGGGCGCAACTGGAAAGTAGTTAAACAAGCAAAAATAATATTGTGGATAATTGGTCCTTTAGCTTCTATAGTATTATCAGTAATTATTCCTAAAATAGTTTTAGGAAATACTAAAACATTTGGTGCTGACTCTCTTAGTGACATCTTAACTTCATTCCTAGCAGCGAGTATTTGGACTATCTACTTGTCAAAATCAAAACGAGTTCGCAACACTTATTCTAACTTGAAGCCACTAGAAACACGCCAATCTGCCAAAACAAGCAATTCAGAAGAAAACAAAAATGACACCGGTTGTGGCAATACTGAAGATCAACCTTTAAAAGAAAAGTACTGCGCAGCAATTGGAAAAAACAGTGAATATTATGTTGATAGATTTATCCATTTTAAAATAGTAAAATGTTATTTTTCTTGGAATTGGGCTGCATTTTTATTTTGCATACCATGGACTGTTTACAGAAGGATGTATAAATTAGCTGCCGTATTTATCGTAATTTTTAGCTTTTGGTGTTACCAATCAATCAAAATGCTTGAATATTCAAAAGTTAACCAAAATCTCGAAGAGGTGTGGATTGCACTTCTTGTGCTTGCTTGGTGCGCTAAAGGGACTTATGGCATTTTTGCTAACGCATTGTACTTCTACCATGTTGATAAAAATAAACTCTAG
- the pcnB gene encoding polynucleotide adenylyltransferase PcnB has translation MRKKKSCSVIIARQEHGISRKLMSPNALRALYRLRDNGYVGYLVGGCVRDLLLGREPKDFDVVTNATPGELKRMFRNCRLVGRRFRLAHIHYQDEIIEVATFRSQASNEPEPEPKEPAGTDHRQRPPQMLKDDDGMILRDNVYGTPEEDALRRDFTVNALSYNIADFSIIDYTGGLADLNAGIIRTIGDPAVRFQEDPVRMLRAVRFAAQLAFTIEEHTWKALVAAADTIVRAAPSRLYDEMLKLLLSGEGARCYELLRQTGLFAALFPHVSNWLGAESEGFPHTRFGAMLSRVDSSLQQGNKVSPPLLLALLFGEYIDEKAAQFRRQGVPWQQSVNAAVAEFMGETCPIVMITNRVGLALRDIIGQQTRLKKIPGRRPESFIARPDFNDIIEYCRTTCGDKKDVVTQLGWWEAQARQQAPVPLPRELTKEAGAPQRKRKRRRRRNPSAKNRADRV, from the coding sequence ATGAGAAAGAAAAAAAGCTGCTCGGTCATCATCGCACGGCAGGAACATGGAATCTCCCGCAAACTCATGAGCCCGAACGCCCTGCGCGCACTCTACCGCCTGAGAGATAACGGCTATGTCGGCTATCTCGTCGGCGGTTGTGTGCGCGACCTCCTGCTCGGACGGGAGCCGAAGGATTTCGACGTGGTAACCAACGCCACTCCCGGCGAGCTGAAACGGATGTTCCGCAACTGCCGTCTTGTCGGGCGGCGTTTTCGTCTTGCACATATACACTATCAGGATGAGATCATCGAGGTGGCGACCTTTCGGTCCCAGGCTTCGAACGAGCCCGAACCCGAGCCGAAAGAGCCAGCCGGGACGGATCACCGGCAGCGCCCCCCGCAGATGCTGAAGGACGATGACGGCATGATCCTGCGGGACAACGTCTACGGCACCCCCGAAGAGGATGCCCTGCGCCGCGACTTCACCGTCAACGCGCTGTCCTACAATATCGCCGATTTCTCGATCATTGACTACACCGGCGGCCTCGCCGACCTTAACGCCGGCATCATCCGCACCATCGGCGATCCCGCCGTCCGCTTCCAGGAAGACCCGGTACGGATGCTGCGGGCGGTGCGGTTTGCCGCCCAGCTCGCCTTCACCATCGAGGAACATACCTGGAAGGCGCTGGTCGCCGCCGCCGATACCATTGTCAGGGCGGCGCCGTCGCGTCTCTACGATGAGATGCTCAAGCTGCTCCTCTCGGGAGAGGGGGCACGGTGCTATGAACTCCTCCGCCAGACCGGGCTCTTTGCCGCGCTTTTCCCGCACGTCTCGAACTGGCTCGGCGCCGAAAGCGAAGGTTTTCCCCACACCCGGTTCGGGGCAATGCTCAGCCGTGTCGATTCCTCTCTCCAGCAGGGGAACAAAGTCTCCCCGCCGCTCCTTCTGGCACTTCTGTTCGGCGAGTACATCGATGAGAAGGCGGCGCAGTTCCGCCGACAGGGTGTGCCCTGGCAGCAGAGCGTTAATGCTGCGGTTGCGGAGTTTATGGGCGAAACCTGCCCGATCGTCATGATCACGAACCGCGTCGGGCTTGCGCTCCGCGACATTATCGGCCAGCAGACGCGCCTGAAAAAGATCCCCGGCCGCCGACCGGAGTCGTTCATCGCCCGTCCCGATTTCAACGATATCATTGAATACTGCCGGACAACCTGCGGCGACAAAAAGGACGTCGTCACGCAGCTCGGTTGGTGGGAGGCTCAGGCACGGCAGCAGGCGCCGGTGCCGCTTCCCCGCGAACTCACCAAAGAAGCCGGGGCGCCGCAACGGAAGAGAAAGAGGCGCCGCCGACGAAATCCATCTGCGAAAAACAGGGCGGATAGGGTATAA
- a CDS encoding sulfurtransferase, whose amino-acid sequence MIKVIPALAIAVSLMGCGSSTSSKSTVSASVAQTHYEALVDPAWVNTLINGGNPGVAGTPSTYPGKGYVIVFTSWYPRYATNEISTTGAGLPFATDGHIPGAIFLDTYSIETGPTSEYGSGYASPSDSHVKELSALQSFFAGMGITKDKTVVVYADDDISTMTAGRIAWGLLYAGVEDVRILNGGYKAWVAAGNAVETGTTAWSPVQSFGVTSGHPEYMVSTSDLYGVIKGTNASAMIVDDRAWDEFTGASNSYYWWFDEKGRIPTAKWIGDWNDISSADAQSFMSFQEADYKWRQAGFTPGKKMYFYCGGGARSAMYTFYAYMMGWPAANYEGGWYLWATDHANPRETGIPGS is encoded by the coding sequence ATGATAAAAGTTATTCCAGCGCTGGCGATCGCCGTTTCCCTGATGGGGTGCGGCTCGTCAACATCCTCAAAATCGACAGTATCGGCGAGCGTAGCGCAGACGCATTATGAGGCGCTTGTGGACCCGGCATGGGTCAATACCCTCATAAACGGCGGTAATCCAGGTGTAGCGGGCACTCCAAGCACTTATCCGGGCAAAGGGTATGTGATCGTCTTTACGTCCTGGTATCCACGTTATGCCACTAACGAGATATCCACCACTGGCGCCGGACTTCCCTTTGCTACGGACGGGCACATACCAGGCGCCATTTTCCTGGATACGTATTCGATAGAAACCGGTCCAACCTCGGAGTATGGAAGTGGTTATGCGAGTCCTTCCGATTCCCACGTAAAAGAGCTTTCGGCGTTGCAAAGTTTCTTTGCCGGCATGGGAATAACCAAGGACAAAACCGTCGTGGTCTACGCGGACGATGATATTTCCACCATGACTGCAGGGCGGATCGCCTGGGGATTGTTGTATGCCGGCGTTGAGGACGTGCGCATCCTCAACGGCGGCTACAAGGCGTGGGTGGCGGCGGGGAACGCCGTCGAGACCGGTACAACTGCCTGGAGCCCTGTGCAGAGCTTCGGGGTGACTTCGGGACACCCGGAATATATGGTATCGACCTCAGATCTTTATGGTGTCATCAAGGGAACGAATGCGAGCGCAATGATCGTCGATGATCGTGCCTGGGATGAATTTACCGGAGCAAGCAATTCGTATTACTGGTGGTTTGACGAGAAAGGGCGGATTCCCACCGCCAAGTGGATAGGGGACTGGAACGATATTTCCAGTGCCGATGCCCAATCCTTCATGTCATTCCAGGAAGCGGACTATAAGTGGAGGCAGGCGGGATTCACCCCCGGTAAAAAGATGTATTTCTACTGCGGTGGCGGGGCGAGGTCGGCCATGTATACCTTTTATGCCTATATGATGGGATGGCCTGCCGCCAACTATGAAGGCGGATGGTATCTGTGGGCTACTGATCATGCAAATCCCCGAGAGACCGGAATACCTGGCTCCTGA
- a CDS encoding sulfurtransferase, whose protein sequence is MKRILLVLTLLVSVAVSLYGCGSSTTSKVSAVPTLKPAMSDFPNSSLLVSADSLQDSLGAKNLIIIDTRATATYTASHIPGAINLHWQDYRDGSALALKPLATLQQQLGAAGITRDATVVIYDETINSWGAAGRVFWMLDYLGCDDIHILNGGWDKWSADKRPTQTGTNTLTAATFTAATNLRTDISAQKEHIENRLGNSDFVVLDTRTDEEYMGWQLYGEARPGHITGSVNIPYAWYYNADGTSLDYKPLKALFESRGVTSDKEAVSYCTSGIRSAYAYFLMRLMGYSRCANYDGSIKEWAATTPNLPMEYAANYKQVVYPGWVQTLISGGTPTTFPSGNSYKIFECGWGPTSSAYNAGHIPGAIHFDTNNVEARDYLNPANPFPVTDANEIVWDLVSDSLLEARLAALGVSNTTTVIVYGKSQIAATRVYWALRYAGVDVRYLNGGMSGWTATGGTVETTARTATAASFTINPQSQFKALTPEIKTYADFYRSNGTLESGKVLVDVRGIQEYTGETTGYSYDPNLTRLGRIPGAVWGYDADSSSSYYIDDDTTLRSYTEVRDMWAAKGITSDKTVIFYCGTGWRSTLGFLYADLMGWPNIKNYDSWYVWSTYYEAATGTIHRDAPFNDANMPVDLGWSLLTAL, encoded by the coding sequence ATGAAACGAATTTTGTTGGTGCTGACACTCCTGGTGTCCGTTGCCGTGTCCCTGTATGGGTGCGGAAGTTCCACTACGAGTAAAGTCAGTGCCGTGCCTACCCTTAAGCCTGCCATGAGCGACTTTCCCAACTCCAGCCTGCTCGTATCGGCGGATTCGCTTCAGGACAGTCTTGGCGCCAAGAACCTGATCATCATTGATACGAGGGCAACCGCCACGTACACGGCATCCCATATTCCCGGCGCAATCAACCTCCATTGGCAGGATTACCGCGACGGAAGCGCCCTGGCGCTGAAACCGCTGGCCACCCTGCAACAGCAGTTGGGCGCGGCGGGCATCACCCGCGACGCAACCGTCGTCATCTACGATGAGACCATCAACTCCTGGGGAGCCGCGGGCCGGGTCTTCTGGATGCTCGACTACCTGGGATGCGACGATATCCACATCCTGAACGGTGGCTGGGATAAATGGTCGGCGGACAAACGACCCACGCAGACAGGCACCAACACGCTCACCGCCGCGACCTTTACCGCCGCGACGAATCTGCGGACCGACATATCCGCACAGAAGGAACACATCGAGAACAGATTGGGGAACAGCGACTTTGTGGTTCTCGACACCCGGACCGACGAGGAATACATGGGGTGGCAACTCTATGGTGAAGCGCGGCCGGGACATATCACCGGTTCGGTCAATATTCCCTATGCCTGGTACTATAATGCGGATGGAACCAGCCTCGATTACAAGCCTCTCAAGGCCCTGTTCGAATCCAGAGGGGTGACCAGCGACAAGGAAGCGGTTTCATACTGTACTTCCGGTATCAGAAGCGCCTATGCCTACTTCCTGATGCGCCTCATGGGCTATTCCCGCTGTGCCAACTACGATGGATCGATTAAGGAATGGGCCGCAACCACTCCCAACCTCCCCATGGAGTATGCGGCAAATTACAAGCAGGTCGTCTACCCCGGGTGGGTCCAGACACTTATCTCCGGCGGCACCCCGACAACCTTCCCGTCCGGCAACAGTTATAAAATATTCGAATGCGGTTGGGGACCAACCTCCAGCGCATACAATGCAGGGCACATCCCCGGTGCCATCCACTTCGATACCAATAATGTGGAGGCCCGTGATTATCTTAATCCAGCCAACCCCTTCCCTGTGACCGACGCCAACGAAATCGTCTGGGATCTGGTTTCCGACAGTCTTTTGGAGGCACGGCTTGCCGCCCTGGGGGTGAGCAATACCACGACCGTCATTGTGTACGGTAAGAGCCAGATCGCTGCAACACGTGTTTATTGGGCACTTCGCTACGCCGGGGTCGACGTGCGCTATCTGAACGGCGGCATGAGCGGCTGGACAGCCACCGGGGGCACGGTCGAGACGACAGCCCGCACGGCCACAGCCGCAAGTTTTACCATTAATCCGCAAAGCCAGTTCAAGGCGCTGACCCCGGAGATCAAAACGTATGCGGATTTTTACCGCTCAAACGGCACCCTGGAATCCGGGAAAGTGCTCGTGGACGTCCGCGGCATTCAGGAATACACCGGCGAAACCACCGGCTACAGCTACGATCCCAACCTGACCCGCCTGGGGCGCATCCCCGGCGCGGTATGGGGCTATGACGCCGATAGTTCGAGCAGTTACTATATCGATGACGACACAACCCTGCGCAGCTACACCGAAGTGCGCGACATGTGGGCCGCCAAGGGCATCACATCCGACAAAACCGTTATTTTCTATTGCGGAACCGGCTGGCGTTCCACCCTGGGCTTCCTCTACGCCGATCTGATGGGCTGGCCGAACATAAAGAATTATGACTCCTGGTATGTGTGGAGCACGTACTATGAAGCGGCAACCGGCACCATTCACCGCGACGCCCCGTTCAACGATGCCAATATGCCGGTGGATCTTGGCTGGTCGCTGCTGACAGCCCTGTAG